Below is a window of Candidatus Gorgyraea atricola DNA.
AGAGCAGACAAGTCGTGTCTAATCCAGGTCATCAACCAGGGGCCATTCCTCAATTTTTGCATTCAAAAGGCGTGCAGTGTATTATAGCTGGCGGAATGGGCATGAGGGCAACAG
It encodes the following:
- a CDS encoding NifB/NifX family molybdenum-iron cluster-binding protein; this translates as MRIAISTDGGFVSAHFGRCPEFTIVDIEGSELKSRQVVSNPGHQPGAIPQFLHSKGVQCIIAGGMGMRAT